In Kryptolebias marmoratus isolate JLee-2015 unplaced genomic scaffold, ASM164957v2 Scaffold137, whole genome shotgun sequence, the genomic stretch TGTTTGAATTgcacaattaaaacatttaggatttttttcagcttcttcaaaaactctttttatttccacttgaattttctgaaaaacaaacccaaaaattcagtttttcctgAGTTTTGATGCTTTTGTGCAATAAGATAAAGTTAGATGGACGGGTGCTCAGCTGTTTAATCTCTGACTGACAGAAAGGACTCGTTTTAACTCGTTTCccagtgatttttatttgaaacaaagaaagaaaatcagctCAGGCCCTGCTGACCCTCAGTAGGGAGGGGAGGGAGCATGTTCCACCTGTTTCTGTGACCGAGCAGAACCGGGACAAACTGGGTTAAAATGTTGATCTTTCGGTTCTCTGGTTTGGGCCTAAAGGGCTTTCTGTGCAGCTTTCACACCAAAAGCTTCTGGGCATTAAAACCACAGCTGTGGGACTGCGAACatccgggccgggccgggctgAGCCGGGCGCCACGTTTCACTGAAGGCACTAGAACATCTCCCCTAACCTCAAAGGTCTAAACGTTCCTGCTGTCATTCAGGTTGATGGAAATTGTTCTAAATCCTGTAAAGTTTTGTCCCTTTCTGTCTCGTCCTTCAAACTCTGGACAGGTTTGTCCTTTTTCCTCGTCCTCGTCCAGAATCAAGCCACCGCTGAGCCACCAGGAGCCAGAAACCTTTTCCTGGACCTTCAGCTGCGACCGTAATAAGTGAAGGTACATGTGATGGTATCTGAGCGTGCACGGCGGCGTGCACGGCAGCTGAGCCTTTATTCTGCTCCTGATGGTCgctgaaagacaaacatgttCTGAACCTTTTACTGAAACTCCTGTCCTGGTGTGAAGAGGTTTTGTGCCATCAAGTTGAGACTGATGTGCACGTGTGTTTCAGGCTCCACAGGTATGGCAGGCTGTTTTACCACATAATCTAATCCTGTCTGATTTTAGACGTTTCTGCTGAACTGAAAGATTTCAGATGAATTCCAGTTCAAAGTGCAGATGAGACATTTGTTGGGTTCTCTTCATTCTGAGTGTCTCACAGGACAGGTGTCCACAGACCCAACAGGACAGGTGTCCTTCCTGCAGGTTTGTTTCGAGCAGAAAGACAATCTCCACTCTGACCATTAAAGGTTCAAACACCTGGAAATGTTTTACTAACACAAATTATCCTAAATTTGATGATTTACTTGTAAatatctttcattttaattctgGCTGCTGAGAATGGAGGGAGTGGATTATATGATAAAACTGCCTGCCGTACTCTGTTTCAGAGAGCGAACCAGCAGCTGGGCATCAGTCTCACTGTTCATAATTATTGAGATTAACTCTGACATCTCCTGTGtcaaatatttcacaataaaaagctttaaaaaggcTCATATTCTgcacttttattgtgaaacaggCAGGAAGTCTAACATTTGGGttgtaaagcagcaaaaactgaaaagtttccTCCAGGTTTAattccaaaacaaagaaaaacgtCCCTGAGCGGCGTGGCGACGCGTCAGCCTTTAATCACAGCGATGGGCCTCAGTTTGATCGCCTTCTTGCTGATCCCAGCATCGTGGCACGTGTTGACGACGTCCGTCACGTTTTTATACGACTCTGGAGCctgaaaggaaacagaaaccTTTCAGTTCAGGGATTTTAGCTCCGCGGTGATGGCGGGAcgtcctcctcacctcctccatcACCAGTTTGGGTGAAGCCACCCGGATGGCGATGCCCATGTCGGCCAGTTTGTCCAGAACGTCCTGGAAGTCCAGGTTCCTGCGGGACTTGGCTCTGGAGAGGGCGCGACCCTGAAACAGAGGACCGGAGGCGCTTTCATGAATCAAACATCCCGGTTCTGAAATGTCCGAGACGTTCGGCCCGACTCGTACCGCTCCGTGGCAGGTGGTGCCGAACGTTTCCGTCATTCCCTGTTCGGTTCCCGTCAGAACGTAACTGCAGGTTCCCATCGTTCCTCCAATCAGAACCGGCTGACCTGTGAGCTGGAGGAAAGGAACAGATCAGAGGGGCGTACCCGGTAATCTACGGGGATCAGAGGGGCGTACCCGGTAATCTACGGGGATCAGAGGGGCGTNNNNNNNNNNNNNNNNNNNNNNNNNNNNNNNNNNNNNNNNNNNNNNNNNNNNNNNNNNNNNNNNNNNNNNNNNNNNNNNNNNNNNNNNNNNNNNNNNNNNNNNNNNNNNNNNNNNNNNNNNNNNNNNNNNNNNNNNNNNNNNNNNNNNNNNNNNNNNNNNNNNNNNNNNNNNNNNNNNNNNNNNNNNNNNNNNNNNNNNNNNNNNNNNNNNNNNNNNNNNNNNNNNNNNNNNNNNNNNNNNNNNNNNNNNNNNNNNNNNNNNNNNNNNNNNNNNNNNNNNNNNNNNNNNNNNNNNNNNNNNNNNNNNNNNNNNNNNNNNNNNNNNNNNNNNNNNNNNNNNNNNNNNNNNNNNNNNNNNNNNNNNNNNNNNNNNNNNNNNNNNNNNNNNNNNNNNNNNNNNNNNNNNNNNNNNNNNNNNNNNNNNNNNNNNNNNNNNNNNNNNNNNNNNNNNNNNNNNNNNNNNNNNNNNNNNNNNNNNNNNNNNNNNNNNNNNNNNNNNNNNNNNNNNNNNNNNNNNNNNNNNNNNNNNNNNNNNNNNNNNNNNNNNNNNNNNNNNNNNNNNNNNNNNNNNNNNNNNNNNNNNNNNNNNNNNNNNNNNNNNNNNNNNNNNNNNNNNNNNNNNNNNNNNNNNNNNNNNNNNNNNNNNNNNNNNNNNNNNNNNNNNNNNNNNNNNNNNNNNNNNNNNNNNNNNNNNNNNNNNNNNNNNNNNNNNNNNNNNNNNNNNNNNNNNNNNNNNNNNNNNNNNNNNNNNNNNNNNNNNNNNNNNNNNNNNNNNNNNNNNNNNNNNNNNNNNNNNNNNNNNNNNNNNNNNNNNNNNNNNNNNNNNNNNNNNNNNNNNNNNNNNNNNNNNNNNNNNNNNNNNNNNNNNNNNNNNNNNNNNNNNNNNNNNNNNNNNNNNNNNNNNNNNNNNNNNNNNNNNNNNNNNNNNNNNNNNNNNNNNNNNNNNNNNNNNNNNNNNNNNNNNNNNNNNNNNNNNNNNNNNNNNNNNNNNNNNNNNNNNNNNNNNNNNNNNNNNNNNNNNNNNNNNNNNNNNNNNNNNNNNNNNNNNNNNNNNNNNNNNNNNNNNNNNNNNNNNNNNNNNNNNNNNNNNNNNNNNNNNNNNNNNNNNNNNNNNNNNNNNNNNNNNNNNNNNNNNNNNNNNNNNNNNNNNNNNNNNNNNNNNNNNNNNNNNNNNNNNNNNNNNNNNNNNNNNNNNNNNNNNNNNNNNNNNNNNNNNNNNNNNNNNNNNNNNNNNNNNNNNNNNNNNNNNNNNNNNNNNNNNNNNNNNNNNNNNNNNNNNNNNNNNNNNNNNNNNNNNNNNNNNNNNNNNNNNNNNNNNNNNNNNNNNNNNNNNNNNNNNNNNNNNNNNNNNNNNNNNNNNNNNNNNNNNNNNNNNNNNNNNNNNNNNNNNNNCGTACCCGGTAATCTACGGGGATCAGAGGGGCGTACCCGGTAATCTACGGGGATCAGAGGGGCGTACCCGGTAATCTACGGGGATCAGAGGGGCGTACCTGGTAATCTACGGGGATTAGAGGGTGGTGTGGAGGGAAAGCTCGCGTCGATCCTTTACGGTGAACCAGCAGGGTCCTCTGCTTCCCGTCCACCATGTGCTCTTCAACCTTGGCGATGTTGTGGGAAACGTCGTAGATGACGTGCATGTCCAGGTCGTCCGGCGTTGTGCCGAAGACTTTGGAGAAGGCCTGACAGACAAGATGGAGACCGGCTCAGCGGAGGTTCGGGCGCGTTCAGTAGATTATTCAGAACCAGACGTGAGTGTACCTGTCTGGTGAGGAAAGTCATGGATGAGCGGTTGACCCAGGCGTAGTTTCCTGCCGCCGCCATGCCCTTCAGGTAGTCCTGACCCTCCTGAGAGGTGATGCGAGCGCACGCCAGCTGGCGGTCATTTACCGTGATCTTATCCCGCTTCATCGCCTTCTCCATGGCAACCAGAGCGTCTGTCAACGATTTACGGTTTATTGTGACGTCCCCAGCAGTTAGTCTGGCGTGTTTTTAGCTCCACAGGCTGAATCCTACCTGTGGCGACCTGGTGCCCGAGGCCTCGGCTGCCGCTGTGGATCATCACGCACACCTGGCCTTTGTGGTCGATGCCCATCTTCTTGGCTGCGTAGTCGTCGTAGATCTCGTCCACCACCTGGATCTCAGCGTAGTGGTTTCCTGCTCCCAGAGTTCCCAgcttcaacacaaaaacaagagtcTTCTCAGAATCCCGAGCTGGTGGTTGTTACCTGAAAGGGGCGGGGCCTCTGGGTTACCTGCGGCAGGCCTCTCTTCTTGGCCTTGGACGACACCTTGTTGGGGTCAGCCTGCAGCATCCTGCCGTACTCCTCGCAGTGCTCCTTGTCCTCGGCCCAGGCGTAGCCCTCCCTCAGAGACCAGTCCACCCCCATCTCCAGAGCCTCCTCCAGGTCCCTgaggacagacaggtgagacaggcAGGTAGGTCAGATCCAGCTGTGACCTACGTTCAGTTCTGGAGGATCCTGCTCACTTGGCTCCCATCGGGATGACTCCTTTGGACCCGACTCCCACCGGGATGTGGTCGAACAGAGACTGGGCCAGCTGTTCTTTGACTGGCTGGACGTCCCGCTCGTCCAGGTTTGTCCTCAGAAGACGGACGCCGCAGTTAATGTCGAAGCCGACGCCACCTGAAGCacaggacaaaaaacattttattaatgtaTTCAAACAGGGTTCTGTTCTGAAATCAGAACTTTGTTTCTCACCTGGAGACACGACGGCGTCCGGGTCGTTCATGTCAAAGGCCGCCATGTTTCCGATAGCGAATCCGTACCCAGAATGGACGTCAGGGAGGCCGATGGACCTCTGTGGACACAGCGGGGACGTGAGCTATCATTCGTACTTctaatggtttaaataaatccttCCCACTCACATGAACGATCCCGGGCAGCGCCGCCACGTTCCCGATTTGCTTCATGGCCGGCAGGAACCCACCCACACCTGAGGACAGAAACACACCAGGTGAGTCTCTGCACACCTGGGACTGGGCGGAGATGATGGAGCGGATCAGCCCACCTCCTCCTCGACAGGCATTACGAAGCTCCTCGAACATCAGCTTCTCCAGAGAGTCGTTCACGTAGAAAATTCCTTCAACctgacagaagaaaacaacaacaacaacaagaccCTTCgttcattttgtcctttttttttatcaaaaagaagaaacctgtcataatcctggttttataaattaaacCTGAATGTGTACAGATGAAACAGAAGAAGCTGAGTTTATCAGTAACTTATGATAAAATACCAGCAAGAAGAAGTCGGGGTTAAAATAGAACTTCTCTGTAAGGAACTCTGTTCTCTGTTAGCCTAATTTAAGagcttttacagtaaaatgtgtcaaatatttttatttcttgtatataatttaacacatttactgtattttgagCTGTTCTTTCCTTCGGCTCACATATATTACAGGTATCTGAACCTCCAGCCCGGTTAGAGCCCCCAGAACCCTCCGAGCCGAACCGAACCGGCTGGTTCTCACCTTCATGTTCGGCACGAAGCCGTTTTTAATCCTCCAACAGTTACTGTTGAGTTTTTCCAGATAATGCAGCTCATCGTTGTAGCTTCGGCTCATGGTTCCGATCCAAAAACGGGTCGCAGGTGATCCGCTCCGTCACCACGCAGCAGAACTACGGAAGCCGGTGAGCCGTCAAACGCGAGATTTAGTTCAAGATGGCGCCGAGTAAATAAATTCAGCTGCGGAAAAAGTCAGATAAACGTCTGAAGGTctgtttaaatacaaatatacaaatacTTCAGACTGCGCTTAGAGAAGCTGCTTCTTCTTCGTTttcccttcctcttcttcttcttcttcttcttcttcttcttcttcttcttcttcttcttcttcttcttcttcttcttgcgtTTATTATAAAACGTTATGgcgcattaccgccacctgctggtgaacAACTAGACagcaaactaaagaaaacagttttattatatgAGCTTTTTATATAAACTAAACTTACATTCCTTTAACTctgctctttctgtttgtttgatctTTCTTATGGTTTCAAACCACATATTTTGGTTGTTTCCAGAATTTATGTCTGCAGagttttgtgctgttttctcagtttttgtttgttttgttgcacagTTTTACCGCCAGTGACTTTGAAAAG encodes the following:
- the rtcb gene encoding RNA-splicing ligase RtcB homolog; protein product: MSRSYNDELHYLEKLNSNCWRIKNGFVPNMKVEGIFYVNDSLEKLMFEELRNACRGGGVGGFLPAMKQIGNVAALPGIVHRSIGLPDVHSGYGFAIGNMAAFDMNDPDAVVSPGGVGFDINCGVRLLRTNLDERDVQPVKEQLAQSLFDHIPVGVGSKGVIPMGAKDLEEALEMGVDWSLREGYAWAEDKEHCEEYGRMLQADPNKVSSKAKKRGLPQLGTLGAGNHYAEIQVVDEIYDDYAAKKMGIDHKGQVCVMIHSGSRGLGHQVATDALVAMEKAMKRDKITVNDRQLACARITSQEGQDYLKGMAAAGNYAWVNRSSMTFLTRQAFSKVFGTTPDDLDMHVIYDVSHNIAKVEEHMVDGKQRTLLVHRKGSTRAFPPHHPLIPVDYQLTGQPVLIGGTMGTCSYVLTGTEQGMTETFGTTCHGAGRALSRAKSRRNLDFQDVLDKLADMGIAIRVASPKLVMEEAPESYKNVTDVVNTCHDAGISKKAIKLRPIAVIKG